The following proteins come from a genomic window of Cronobacter muytjensii ATCC 51329:
- a CDS encoding substrate-binding domain-containing protein gives MSLKAIAAQLGLSVTTVSRALNGYDDVSQETRARVEAEAQRRGYRPNTFARRLKMGKIDAVGLVFPVHPVPLNNSVFMEMVGEISRELAQHEVDLLLIADDDLADSHSYMRLVQSRRVDALIVAHTLDNDPRLQQLQALNFPFLALGRSQLPQPYAWFDFDNYAGTHQATERLIGLGHRRIAMLGENNSQAFITQRREGWRDALRAHQLDESGLRMLPPTRRAGYKAVLELMAQPTPPSAIVTDCNSLGDGAAMALQTLDRLHGVRAVSLVVYDGLPPDSIVETDVAAVIQSTREGVGRQIADMVQRLIAGEPVAQLQVLWQPDFLPGATLHAAP, from the coding sequence ATGTCGCTTAAAGCTATCGCCGCACAACTTGGCCTCTCCGTAACGACCGTCAGCCGCGCGCTGAATGGCTATGACGATGTTTCTCAGGAAACCCGCGCGCGGGTAGAGGCTGAGGCGCAGCGGCGAGGCTATCGTCCCAACACCTTCGCCCGCCGCCTGAAGATGGGTAAAATCGACGCCGTCGGGCTGGTGTTCCCGGTGCATCCGGTGCCGCTTAATAACAGCGTTTTTATGGAAATGGTCGGCGAAATCAGCCGCGAACTGGCGCAGCATGAAGTCGATTTGCTGCTGATTGCCGATGACGATCTCGCCGACAGCCATAGCTATATGCGGCTGGTGCAAAGCCGCCGCGTGGATGCCCTGATCGTGGCGCATACGCTCGATAATGACCCGCGACTGCAGCAGTTGCAGGCCCTGAACTTTCCTTTTCTGGCGCTCGGGCGCAGCCAGCTGCCGCAGCCTTACGCCTGGTTCGATTTCGACAACTACGCCGGTACGCATCAGGCCACCGAGCGGTTAATCGGGCTCGGCCACCGGCGCATCGCGATGCTTGGCGAAAACAACAGCCAGGCGTTTATCACCCAGCGCCGGGAAGGCTGGCGCGACGCGCTACGCGCCCATCAGCTTGATGAAAGCGGGCTGCGGATGCTGCCGCCCACCCGCCGCGCAGGCTATAAGGCGGTGCTTGAACTGATGGCGCAACCCACGCCGCCTTCGGCCATCGTGACCGACTGCAACTCGCTGGGCGATGGCGCGGCGATGGCGCTCCAGACGCTTGACCGGCTGCACGGCGTGCGCGCCGTCTCGCTGGTGGTGTATGACGGCCTGCCGCCCGACAGCATTGTGGAGACCGACGTGGCGGCTGTTATCCAGTCCACCCGCGAAGGCGTAGGCCGCCAGATTGCCGATATGGTGCAGCGTCTCATTGCCGGCGAGCCTGTGGCGCAGTTACAGGTGCTCTGGCAACCCGATTTTCTGCCTGGCGCCACCCTGCATGCCGCGCCCTGA
- the fdoI gene encoding formate dehydrogenase cytochrome b556 subunit: protein MKRRDTIVRYSAPERINHWITAFAFVLAAVSGLGFFFPSFNWLMNILGTPQLARILHPFVGVVMFASFMLMFLRYWHHNLINRDDILWAKNIHKIAMNEEVGDTGRYNFGQKCVFWAAILLLLLLLASGVVIWRPWFAPMFPIPVIRLALLAHSFAAVALIVVIMVHIYAALWVKGTITAMVEGWVTKTWAKKHHPRWYREVREKQEKSTE from the coding sequence ATGAAAAGACGTGACACCATCGTGCGCTACAGCGCGCCAGAGCGAATCAACCACTGGATCACCGCCTTCGCCTTCGTGCTGGCGGCGGTGAGCGGGCTGGGGTTCTTTTTCCCCTCCTTCAACTGGCTGATGAACATTCTCGGCACGCCGCAGCTGGCGCGCATCCTCCACCCCTTCGTTGGGGTGGTGATGTTCGCCTCGTTCATGCTGATGTTCCTGCGTTACTGGCACCACAACCTCATTAACCGTGACGATATTCTGTGGGCGAAAAATATCCACAAAATCGCCATGAACGAGGAAGTGGGCGATACCGGGCGCTATAATTTCGGTCAGAAGTGCGTCTTCTGGGCGGCCATCCTGCTGCTGCTGCTGCTGCTGGCAAGCGGCGTGGTTATCTGGCGTCCGTGGTTCGCGCCGATGTTCCCCATCCCGGTGATTCGCCTGGCGCTGCTGGCGCATTCATTTGCCGCGGTGGCCTTGATTGTGGTTATCATGGTGCATATTTACGCGGCCCTGTGGGTCAAAGGCACCATTACCGCCATGGTGGAAGGCTGGGTTACCAAAACCTGGGCGAAGAAACATCACCCGCGCTGGTATCGCGAAGTGCGCGAGAAACAGGAAAAATCGACTGAATGA
- a CDS encoding YdgH/BhsA/McbA family protein, protein MKTIKSFVAVMTLATAFGAFAGQSVTATDTTLSGAEAKIAAQAEQLGATYTITEAFTGNQVHMTAELNK, encoded by the coding sequence ATGAAAACTATCAAATCTTTTGTTGCAGTTATGACCCTTGCTACCGCTTTCGGCGCGTTCGCTGGCCAGTCCGTCACCGCGACCGACACCACGCTCTCCGGCGCTGAAGCCAAAATCGCCGCGCAGGCGGAGCAGCTCGGTGCGACGTACACCATCACCGAAGCGTTCACCGGCAACCAGGTCCATATGACCGCCGAACTGAACAAATAA
- a CDS encoding helix-turn-helix domain-containing protein: MTQPISVIAKSLVRERTRAGLSLAEVARRAGIAKSTLSQLEAGNGNPSLETLWALCVALDIPFARLMEPQVNKTQVIRRGEGPKVVAELANYQAILLATCPPGARRDIYLLLTQPEGERFSQPHPTGSVEHIIVTQGRALVGLAESPEELNAGDYICYPADQTHIFRALEPDTQAILVAEQN; the protein is encoded by the coding sequence ATGACACAGCCAATCAGCGTGATCGCTAAAAGCCTGGTGCGCGAACGCACGCGCGCCGGGTTATCGCTGGCCGAAGTGGCCCGCCGCGCCGGGATCGCTAAATCCACGCTTTCCCAGCTTGAGGCTGGCAACGGCAACCCGAGCCTGGAGACGCTCTGGGCGCTTTGCGTGGCGCTGGATATTCCTTTTGCGCGCCTGATGGAGCCGCAGGTTAACAAAACGCAAGTGATCCGCCGGGGCGAAGGGCCAAAAGTTGTGGCGGAGCTTGCTAATTATCAGGCGATTTTGCTGGCCACCTGTCCGCCGGGCGCGCGGCGCGATATCTACCTGCTGCTGACCCAGCCGGAAGGCGAACGGTTCTCGCAGCCGCACCCGACGGGCTCAGTAGAACACATCATCGTGACCCAGGGGCGCGCGCTGGTGGGGCTTGCGGAATCACCGGAAGAGCTCAACGCCGGGGATTACATCTGTTATCCCGCCGATCAGACGCATATTTTCCGCGCGCTGGAGCCGGATACGCAGGCAATTCTGGTGGCGGAACAAAATTAG
- the fdhD gene encoding formate dehydrogenase accessory sulfurtransferase FdhD, with protein MNKNHPELLQNVTDVTAARSLPLWKRENLTTTQPDWLAEEVPVALVYNGISHVVMMASPKDLEIFALGFSLSEGIVESSHEIYGMDIIHGCNGIEIQVELSSRRFMGLKERRRNLAGRTGCGVCGVEQLNDIVRPLVPLPFTQTFALDNLDGALRALASVQPVGELTGCTHAAAWLTPQGEIAGGHEDVGRHVALDKLLGRRAREGWQQGAVLVSSRASYEMVQKAATCGVEILFAVSAATTLAVEVAARCNLTLVGFSRPGRATVYTHPQRLMMGNANGQ; from the coding sequence GTGAATAAGAACCATCCAGAACTGTTGCAAAACGTGACCGACGTCACCGCCGCTCGTTCCCTTCCGCTCTGGAAAAGAGAGAATCTCACCACCACACAGCCGGACTGGCTGGCGGAAGAAGTGCCGGTAGCGCTGGTCTACAACGGTATATCCCACGTCGTGATGATGGCGTCTCCCAAAGATTTGGAAATCTTCGCCCTTGGATTTTCTTTATCGGAAGGAATTGTCGAATCTTCACACGAAATTTACGGCATGGATATTATCCATGGGTGTAATGGTATCGAAATTCAGGTGGAACTTTCCAGCCGTCGCTTTATGGGGCTTAAAGAGCGGCGGCGCAATCTGGCCGGGCGTACCGGCTGCGGCGTCTGCGGTGTGGAACAGCTGAACGATATCGTGCGGCCTCTGGTGCCGCTGCCGTTCACGCAAACTTTCGCGCTTGATAATCTCGACGGCGCGCTGCGCGCGCTTGCGAGCGTTCAGCCCGTTGGCGAGCTGACAGGCTGCACCCACGCCGCCGCCTGGCTCACGCCGCAGGGCGAGATCGCCGGCGGGCATGAAGATGTCGGGCGTCACGTCGCGCTCGATAAACTGCTGGGCCGCCGCGCGCGCGAAGGCTGGCAGCAGGGCGCGGTATTGGTTTCAAGCCGCGCCAGCTATGAAATGGTGCAGAAAGCCGCCACCTGCGGCGTGGAGATCCTCTTTGCGGTCTCTGCCGCCACCACGCTTGCGGTAGAGGTCGCCGCGCGCTGTAACCTGACGCTGGTGGGCTTCTCGCGCCCCGGCCGCGCCACGGTGTATACGCATCCGCAGCGCCTGATGATGGGGAATGCAAACGGGCAATAA
- a CDS encoding alpha-galactosidase, whose translation METHIHRLTSPVTDVIIKTQPFAEIVYWGPHLAHFSPQDCASLLRPVANGRLDVDSPVTLMAENGHGLFGAPGLEGHRNGLDASPLFTTCNVTQDGQTLTLVSEDATAGLRLESELALSDSGVLKVRHGLTNLRAGAWQVDRFAVTLPVAERAGEVMAFHGRWTREFQPHRVALSHDGFVLENRRGRTSHEHFPALIAGTAGFGEQHGDVWGVHLGWSGNHRLKCEAKTDGRRYLQAEALYLPGEIALQEGETLHTPWLYASHSTRGLNGMSQQFHRFLRDEVIRFPGNKPRPVHLNTWEGIYFDHKPEYIMQMASQAAALGVERFIIDDGWFKGRNDDHAALGDWYLDEQKYPDGLMPVINHVKALGMEFGIWVEPEMINPDSDLYRAHPDWVLALPGYPKTTGRHQWVLNLNIPEAFDYLLERMSWLLGEHPVDYVKWDMNRELVQPGHAGRAAADAQTRQFYRLLDRLRERFPHVEFESCASGGGRIDYEVLTRTHRFWASDNNDALERNTIQRGMSYFFPPEVMGAHIGNPRCHATFRQHSIEFRGLTALFGHMGLELDPVAAGADEAAGYRRYAALYKQWRGLIHTGNLWRVPMPDAATQVQGVVSQDSAQGLFLVSQLAMPDYTLPGALRVPGLDPQARYQVRLVDHPNIQLTGAGGHTMRQLPGWMNEPLSATGEWLAQAGLQLPVLDPETAILIAFERV comes from the coding sequence ATGGAAACCCACATTCATCGTCTTACCAGCCCCGTTACCGACGTTATTATCAAAACGCAGCCGTTCGCTGAAATTGTCTACTGGGGGCCGCATCTTGCCCACTTTTCGCCGCAGGATTGCGCCAGCCTGCTACGCCCGGTCGCCAATGGACGACTGGACGTCGATTCGCCAGTCACCCTGATGGCGGAAAACGGCCACGGGCTGTTCGGCGCGCCGGGGCTGGAAGGGCACCGCAACGGCCTTGACGCCTCGCCGCTGTTCACGACCTGTAACGTGACGCAGGACGGGCAGACCCTGACCCTCGTCAGCGAAGACGCCACCGCCGGGCTGCGGCTTGAGAGCGAGCTGGCGCTTAGCGACAGCGGCGTGCTGAAGGTGCGCCACGGGCTGACGAATCTGCGCGCCGGCGCCTGGCAGGTAGACCGTTTCGCCGTCACGCTGCCGGTGGCGGAGCGGGCAGGCGAAGTGATGGCGTTTCATGGCCGCTGGACACGCGAATTTCAGCCGCATCGTGTGGCCTTAAGCCATGACGGCTTCGTGCTGGAAAACCGTCGCGGGCGAACGTCGCACGAGCATTTCCCAGCGCTTATCGCAGGGACGGCGGGTTTTGGCGAGCAGCACGGCGACGTCTGGGGCGTGCATCTTGGCTGGAGCGGCAACCATCGGCTGAAGTGCGAGGCGAAAACGGATGGACGCCGCTACCTGCAGGCCGAGGCGCTCTACCTGCCGGGCGAAATAGCGTTACAGGAAGGCGAAACGCTCCACACGCCCTGGCTCTATGCCAGCCACTCCACGCGCGGCCTCAACGGCATGAGCCAGCAGTTCCACCGCTTCCTGCGTGATGAGGTCATCCGTTTTCCCGGCAACAAGCCGCGGCCGGTGCATCTCAACACCTGGGAGGGGATCTACTTCGACCATAAGCCGGAATACATCATGCAGATGGCAAGCCAGGCGGCCGCGCTTGGCGTGGAGCGTTTTATCATCGACGACGGCTGGTTTAAAGGCCGCAATGACGACCACGCGGCGCTCGGCGACTGGTATCTGGATGAGCAGAAATACCCGGACGGCCTGATGCCGGTTATCAATCACGTGAAAGCGCTCGGCATGGAATTCGGCATCTGGGTGGAGCCGGAGATGATCAACCCTGATTCCGATCTCTACCGCGCGCATCCGGACTGGGTGCTGGCGCTGCCGGGCTACCCGAAAACGACCGGCCGCCACCAGTGGGTGCTCAACCTGAATATTCCCGAGGCGTTCGATTACCTGCTGGAGCGCATGAGCTGGCTGCTCGGCGAACACCCGGTGGATTACGTGAAATGGGACATGAACCGCGAGCTGGTGCAGCCAGGGCACGCAGGCCGGGCGGCGGCGGACGCCCAGACGCGCCAGTTCTACCGCCTGCTGGACCGGCTGCGCGAGCGCTTCCCGCACGTTGAATTTGAATCCTGCGCCTCCGGCGGCGGGCGTATCGACTATGAAGTGCTGACGCGCACGCACCGCTTCTGGGCCTCCGACAACAACGACGCGCTGGAGCGCAATACCATTCAGCGCGGCATGAGCTACTTCTTCCCGCCGGAAGTCATGGGCGCGCACATTGGCAACCCGCGCTGCCACGCCACGTTCCGCCAGCACAGTATTGAATTTCGCGGCCTGACGGCGCTGTTCGGCCATATGGGGCTGGAGCTGGATCCGGTTGCCGCCGGTGCCGACGAGGCGGCGGGCTATCGGCGCTACGCCGCGCTTTACAAGCAGTGGCGCGGGCTGATCCACACCGGAAATCTGTGGCGGGTGCCGATGCCGGACGCCGCCACGCAGGTGCAGGGCGTGGTAAGCCAGGACAGCGCACAGGGGCTGTTTCTGGTCAGCCAGCTGGCGATGCCGGATTACACGCTGCCGGGCGCGCTGCGCGTGCCGGGGCTGGATCCGCAGGCGCGCTACCAGGTGCGGCTGGTGGATCATCCGAATATTCAGCTCACCGGCGCGGGCGGCCACACCATGCGTCAGTTGCCGGGCTGGATGAACGAGCCTTTGAGCGCGACGGGGGAGTGGCTGGCGCAGGCCGGTCTGCAACTGCCGGTGCTGGACCCGGA
- a CDS encoding AzlC family ABC transporter permease — MVMQRFACLKGDIIKAIALVCLAVGVVGISYGTLAMAYGFALWVPLLLSVSVLAGASEFIFIGIVASGGSPLAAAAAGLLVNARHLPFGITVRDLVGKGAMRLLGSHIMNDESVVFGLSQATPETRKAAYWLCGLGVALCWPLGVIIGVAMGALLPAPETIGLDAVFPAILLALVLPALKNKTTLIRAGSGAALSLAAVPFAPVGLPVLLSLAGLLMRRK, encoded by the coding sequence ATGGTGATGCAACGTTTCGCCTGCCTGAAAGGCGACATTATAAAGGCTATTGCGCTGGTCTGTCTGGCGGTCGGCGTGGTCGGCATTTCTTACGGCACGCTGGCGATGGCGTACGGTTTCGCGCTGTGGGTGCCGCTGCTGCTGTCGGTCTCTGTGCTGGCGGGCGCGTCAGAATTTATTTTTATCGGCATTGTGGCAAGCGGCGGCAGCCCGCTTGCCGCGGCGGCGGCGGGTTTGCTGGTTAACGCCCGCCATCTGCCGTTTGGCATCACGGTGCGGGATCTGGTCGGTAAAGGCGCGATGCGGCTGCTCGGCTCGCACATTATGAATGACGAAAGCGTGGTGTTCGGTTTATCGCAGGCGACGCCCGAGACGCGCAAAGCCGCCTACTGGCTGTGCGGGCTTGGCGTGGCGCTATGCTGGCCGCTCGGCGTGATTATCGGCGTGGCGATGGGCGCGCTGCTGCCCGCGCCGGAAACTATCGGCCTTGATGCGGTTTTCCCGGCAATCCTGCTGGCGCTGGTGCTGCCCGCCCTGAAGAATAAGACCACGCTTATCCGCGCGGGCAGCGGCGCGGCGCTCTCGCTCGCCGCCGTGCCGTTCGCCCCGGTAGGGCTGCCGGTGCTGCTCTCTCTGGCCGGTTTACTCATGAGGAGGAAATAA
- the fdnG gene encoding formate dehydrogenase-N subunit alpha, which yields MQVSRRQFFKICAGGMAGTTAAALGFAPSVALAETRQYKLLRTRETRNTCTYCSVGCGLLMYSLGDGAKNAKSTIFHIEGDPDHPVNRGALCPKGAGLVDFIHSESRLKYPEYRAPGSDKWQRISWEDAFDRIARLMKEDRDANFIAQNAEGTTVNRWLSTGMLCASASSNETGYLTQKFTRALGMLAVDNQARVUHGPTVASLAPTFGRGAMTNHWVDMKNANLIVVMGGNAAEAHPVGFRWAMEAKIHNGAKLIVIDPRFTRTASVADFYTPIRSGTDIAFLSGVLLYLLNNNKFNREYVEAYTNASLIVREDYGFDDGLFTGYDAQKRKYDKTSWHYELDEKGFAKRDTTLSHPRCVWNLLKTHVSRYTPDVVENICGTPKADFLKVCEYIAETSVHDKTASFLYALGWTQHSVGAQNIRTMAMIQLLLGNMGMAGGGVNALRGHSNIQGLTDLGLLTQSLTGYMTLPSEKQADLQTYLTANTPKPLLEGQVNYWGNYPKFFVSLMKAFYGDKATAENSWGFDWLPKWDKGYDVLQYFEMMHQGKVNGYICQGFNPVASFPNKNKVVASLSKLKFLVTIDPLNTETATFWQNHGEQNDVDTASIQTEVFRLPSTCFAEENGSIVNSGRWLQWHWKGQDAPGEALNDGEILAGIFLRLRKMYAAEGGACPEQVLNMTWNYSTPENPSPEEVAMESNGKALEDIIDPVTGKVLAKKGDQLGTFAHLRDDGTTSSGCWIFAGSWTPDGNQMARRDNADPSGLGNTLGWAWAWPLNRRILYNRASADPQGKPWDPKRQLLSYANGKWVGADIPDYSTAPPGSDVGPFIMQPEGMGRLFAIDKMAEGPFPEHYEPFETPIGTNPLHPNVVSNPAARVFKGDLEAMGKADKFPYVGTTYRLTEHFHYWTKHALLNAIAQPEQFVEIGEKLAGKLGIAQGDTVKVSSNRGYIKAKAVVTKRIRTLNVDGKQVDTIGIPIHWGYEGVAKKGFIANTLTPFVGDANTQTPEFKAFLVNVEKV from the coding sequence ATGCAGGTCAGCAGAAGGCAGTTCTTTAAGATCTGCGCTGGCGGTATGGCAGGCACCACGGCAGCCGCACTGGGATTTGCCCCCAGCGTCGCGCTGGCGGAAACACGGCAATATAAACTGCTGCGCACCCGCGAAACCCGTAATACCTGTACGTACTGCTCCGTTGGCTGTGGGCTTTTGATGTATAGCCTCGGCGACGGCGCGAAAAACGCAAAATCCACGATTTTCCACATCGAAGGGGATCCGGATCATCCGGTAAACCGCGGGGCGCTTTGCCCGAAAGGCGCAGGTCTGGTGGATTTTATCCATTCTGAATCCCGTCTTAAGTACCCGGAATACCGCGCGCCAGGCTCCGACAAATGGCAGCGTATCAGCTGGGAAGACGCGTTCGATCGCATCGCCAGACTGATGAAAGAAGACCGCGACGCTAACTTCATCGCGCAAAATGCTGAAGGCACCACCGTTAACCGCTGGCTCTCCACCGGTATGCTGTGCGCCTCCGCGTCAAGTAACGAAACCGGCTATTTAACCCAGAAATTTACCCGCGCCCTCGGCATGTTAGCCGTGGATAACCAGGCGCGTGTCTGACACGGACCAACGGTAGCAAGTCTTGCTCCAACATTTGGTCGCGGTGCGATGACCAACCACTGGGTTGATATGAAGAACGCCAACCTCATCGTTGTGATGGGTGGGAACGCGGCAGAAGCGCACCCGGTGGGTTTCCGCTGGGCGATGGAAGCCAAGATCCACAATGGCGCGAAGCTTATCGTAATTGACCCGCGCTTTACGCGCACGGCGTCGGTGGCCGATTTCTATACGCCTATCCGCTCCGGTACTGACATCGCCTTCCTGTCAGGCGTACTGCTGTACCTGCTGAACAACAACAAGTTTAACCGCGAATATGTCGAGGCTTACACCAACGCCAGCCTGATCGTGCGTGAGGATTACGGTTTCGATGACGGCCTGTTCACCGGCTACGACGCGCAAAAACGCAAATATGACAAAACCAGCTGGCACTATGAGCTGGACGAAAAAGGCTTCGCCAAACGCGATACCACGCTTTCTCATCCGCGCTGCGTCTGGAACCTGCTGAAAACGCACGTCTCCCGCTATACGCCGGATGTGGTGGAAAATATCTGCGGTACGCCGAAAGCCGACTTCCTGAAAGTCTGCGAATACATCGCCGAAACCAGCGTGCACGACAAAACCGCGTCGTTCCTGTATGCGCTCGGCTGGACGCAGCACTCCGTTGGTGCCCAGAACATCCGTACTATGGCTATGATCCAGCTGCTGCTGGGCAACATGGGCATGGCGGGCGGCGGCGTGAATGCGCTGCGTGGACACTCCAACATTCAGGGCCTGACCGACCTCGGCCTGCTGACCCAGAGCCTGACAGGCTACATGACGCTGCCAAGCGAAAAACAAGCCGATCTGCAGACTTACCTGACCGCCAACACGCCGAAACCGCTGCTGGAAGGCCAGGTGAACTACTGGGGCAACTACCCGAAATTCTTCGTCTCGCTGATGAAAGCCTTCTATGGCGATAAAGCGACGGCCGAGAATAGCTGGGGCTTCGACTGGCTGCCGAAGTGGGACAAAGGCTACGACGTCCTGCAATATTTCGAGATGATGCATCAGGGCAAGGTCAACGGCTATATCTGCCAGGGCTTTAACCCGGTCGCCTCGTTCCCGAACAAAAACAAAGTGGTCGCCTCGCTTTCTAAGCTGAAATTCCTGGTGACTATCGATCCGCTCAACACCGAAACGGCCACGTTCTGGCAGAACCACGGCGAGCAGAACGATGTCGATACCGCGAGCATTCAGACCGAAGTGTTCCGCCTGCCTTCCACCTGCTTTGCTGAAGAGAACGGCTCTATCGTTAACTCTGGCCGCTGGCTGCAATGGCACTGGAAAGGTCAGGACGCGCCGGGCGAAGCGCTGAACGACGGCGAAATCCTGGCCGGTATTTTCCTGCGCCTTCGCAAGATGTATGCCGCAGAGGGCGGCGCCTGTCCGGAACAGGTGCTCAATATGACCTGGAACTATTCGACGCCGGAAAACCCGTCGCCGGAAGAAGTGGCCATGGAGAGCAACGGTAAAGCGCTTGAGGACATCATTGACCCGGTTACCGGCAAGGTTCTGGCGAAAAAAGGCGATCAGCTTGGCACCTTCGCGCACCTGCGTGATGACGGCACGACGTCGAGCGGTTGCTGGATCTTCGCGGGGAGCTGGACGCCGGACGGCAACCAGATGGCGCGTCGCGACAACGCCGACCCGTCGGGCCTTGGCAATACGCTGGGCTGGGCATGGGCATGGCCGCTTAACCGCCGCATCCTGTATAACCGCGCCTCCGCGGACCCGCAGGGCAAACCGTGGGACCCGAAACGTCAGCTGCTGTCTTACGCCAACGGCAAGTGGGTCGGCGCCGATATTCCGGATTACAGCACCGCGCCTCCGGGCAGTGATGTCGGTCCGTTTATCATGCAGCCGGAAGGCATGGGCCGCCTGTTCGCCATCGATAAAATGGCCGAAGGCCCGTTCCCGGAACACTACGAGCCGTTCGAGACGCCGATTGGCACCAACCCGCTGCACCCGAACGTGGTGTCTAACCCGGCGGCGCGCGTGTTCAAAGGCGATCTGGAAGCGATGGGCAAAGCCGATAAATTCCCGTATGTCGGTACGACCTACCGTCTGACCGAGCATTTCCACTACTGGACCAAGCATGCGCTGTTGAACGCCATCGCGCAGCCGGAGCAGTTTGTGGAGATTGGCGAGAAACTCGCCGGCAAGCTTGGCATCGCGCAGGGCGACACCGTGAAAGTCTCCTCCAACCGCGGCTATATCAAAGCCAAGGCGGTGGTGACCAAGCGTATTCGCACGCTTAACGTGGACGGCAAGCAGGTAGATACCATCGGCATTCCGATCCACTGGGGGTACGAAGGCGTCGCGAAGAAAGGCTTTATCGCCAACACGCTGACGCCGTTTGTGGGCGACGCCAACACACAGACGCCGGAATTTAAGGCGTTCCTGGTGAACGTGGAAAAGGTGTAA
- a CDS encoding AzlD domain-containing protein has translation MASTMMTLSGIAVLSVGTYLMRFGGAKLGNKLALSERAQALLSDAATTLLFAVALAATFYEGESVAGMARVLGVAFAVFLAWRKAPLIAVIVAAAVVTALLRLAGMP, from the coding sequence ATGGCGAGCACCATGATGACGCTTTCCGGTATCGCCGTGCTTTCCGTCGGCACGTATCTGATGCGCTTTGGCGGGGCGAAGCTTGGCAATAAGCTCGCGCTGAGCGAACGCGCGCAGGCGCTGCTCTCTGACGCGGCGACGACGCTGTTATTTGCTGTGGCGCTGGCGGCCACCTTTTATGAAGGTGAAAGCGTTGCGGGGATGGCGAGAGTACTGGGCGTGGCGTTCGCAGTCTTCCTGGCCTGGCGTAAAGCGCCTTTAATTGCGGTGATCGTCGCCGCGGCAGTGGTGACGGCGCTGCTGCGCCTGGCGGGCATGCCATAA
- the fdxH gene encoding formate dehydrogenase subunit beta — protein sequence MAYQSQDIIRRSATNGFTPAPQARDHQQEVAKLIDVTTCIGCKACQVACSEWNDLRDEVGHNVGVYDNPADLTAKSWTVMRFSEVEQNDKLEWLIRKDGCMHCADPGCLKACPSEGAIIQYANGIVDFQSEQCIGCGYCIAGCPFDVPRLNPEDNRVYKCTLCVDRVTVGQEPACVKTCPTGAIHFGSKEDMKQLAGERVAELKTRGYENAGLYDPAGVGGTHVMYVLHHNDKPNLYHGLPENPEISEAVKFWKGIWKPLAAIGFAATFAASVFHYVGIGPNRAEEDDENLHHDDDEVRK from the coding sequence ATGGCTTATCAATCTCAAGACATTATCCGTCGTTCCGCGACTAACGGTTTCACGCCCGCGCCTCAGGCGCGGGACCACCAGCAGGAAGTGGCGAAGCTTATCGACGTGACCACCTGTATCGGCTGTAAAGCCTGTCAGGTGGCGTGCTCGGAGTGGAACGATCTGCGTGACGAGGTCGGTCATAACGTCGGGGTGTATGACAACCCGGCGGATTTGACTGCCAAGTCATGGACCGTGATGCGCTTCTCGGAAGTCGAGCAGAACGACAAACTGGAATGGCTTATCCGCAAGGATGGCTGTATGCACTGCGCCGATCCGGGCTGCCTCAAGGCGTGTCCGTCGGAAGGGGCTATCATTCAGTATGCTAACGGCATCGTCGATTTTCAGTCTGAACAGTGCATCGGCTGCGGCTACTGCATCGCAGGCTGTCCGTTCGACGTACCGCGCCTGAACCCGGAAGATAACCGCGTCTACAAATGCACCCTGTGCGTGGATCGCGTGACCGTGGGCCAGGAGCCGGCATGCGTGAAAACCTGCCCGACCGGCGCTATCCACTTTGGCTCCAAAGAGGATATGAAACAGCTGGCCGGCGAGCGCGTGGCGGAGCTGAAAACCCGTGGTTACGAAAACGCGGGCCTGTACGATCCGGCAGGCGTTGGCGGTACGCACGTAATGTATGTGCTGCACCACAACGACAAGCCGAATCTGTATCACGGTCTGCCGGAGAACCCGGAAATCAGTGAAGCCGTTAAGTTCTGGAAAGGCATCTGGAAACCGCTCGCGGCCATCGGCTTCGCGGCGACCTTCGCAGCCAGCGTCTTCCACTACGTCGGTATCGGTCCGAACCGCGCCGAGGAAGATGATGAAAACCTGCACCATGACGATGATGAGGTGCGTAAATGA